CCGGTGCACCGGCTTGAGGCCGTCCCTCACGTCCGGCAGCGCCCGCTGCACGATGACGCTCATCGAATAGTCGATGAACGACTCGCGCATCTCGTCTTCGATCAGCCGCGGCAAGACCCGCTCGCGCCTCTTCGGCATGACCATCGTCGGTTGGCCTCCAGTGCCCCGATCGCGTGATCCGGGCGGTTCGGTTTCTCCGTCAGGAACGCGTGATGTTCGGCTTCTCGGGAACGCGTGATGATGGAGGATACCCGGCGCGGGGAGGAGGGTTCGGGTGGTGTTCGGGGTTGCCGGCGTTCACGCGATGGGCCGGCCCGGCGGCGCGGCGGCGTGGCGCCGGGCGGGGGCGGCGTCGTGCTGCCTCGGCACCTAGCCCTGCCCGGACCGCGCCTGCTCCTCGCGCAGCAGCGCGGCGACGCGGGCGCGCAGCTCCTCGGGCGCGCAGCGCTGGCCCCGAGCGACGCGGGCGAGCATCTCCTGGAACGCGGTGGCGTAGCGCAGGCGGGGGTAGCAGCGCTGGCAGCGCTCGAAGTGGGCGCGGATCTCCTCGGCGCTCCCTTCTGCGAGCTCGCCGTCCAGGTACTCGAAGATGCGGGCGAGCGCCTCGCGGCAGCGGACCTCACTCATGGCTTGCCGGGGCGGACGTATCCTTCTTCGACGGCATACCTGTACAGCTCCCTTTGGAGCAGGCGCCGGCCGCGGAACAGCCGGCTCTTCACCGTGCCGGTCGGGATCCCGAGCACGGCGGCGATCTCGGCGTAGGACAGCCCCTCGAGGTCGCTCAGCACGACGGCGTCCCGGAAGTCGGGGGGCAGACGCTCGATCGCCTCGAGGATGGACGCGTCGATCATGTTGCGGAACAGCTCGCCCTCCGGGTCGTTCTGCGCGGCCGGCATGAAGAGGGGCAGCTCGCCAGCAGGGGAGGACGGTGCCTCCGACTCGCGGGCGACCTGCTCGACGATCTCGTCGTGCCTGCGCTCGCGCTCGCGCTGCCGGAGGTAGATGTTCCGGCAAATGGTAAAGAGCCAGCTCTTCGCGGAGGTTCCGGGGGTGTACTGGTCCCAGGCGCGGAAGGCGCGGAGGAACGTTTCCTGGACGAGGTCCTCGGCGTCCGCCGCGACGCCGCCGGTCAGACGGAGCGCGAAGCGGTAGACGGCGTCGAGCTGCGGTAGGGCTTCGGCCTCGAAGGACTGGAGCCGGTCCATGGTCACCCGTCGGCACGGTCGAGCGCGGAGCGGGCGGGCGCTGTACCCATCGGCGGGTGCCACGTCAACGGCGCCGCCTCAGTCGTCCCACGTCTCGAGTATCTCTTCGTACTCCGCTGCCATTCCCGGGTGCCCGTGGCGGAGTGCGGCCTCGATGCCGCGGCGGTAGGCCTCCCTGGCCTCGGCGTCGCGGCCGAGCTGACGCAGCGCGTTGCCGAGCCGGCCCCACGCGTTGCCCTCGTCGTCGGTCAGGGCGAGGTACTCGCGTAGCTCGTCCACGACGAGCTCCCAGCGGCCCAGCCGCTCGTACTCCGCGGCGAGGCCGAAGCGCAGTCGCGGGTCGTTGGGGCTCAGCTCGAGCATCTTGCGGAGCGCGTCGATCCTGGTGTTTTCCATCGTTCGATCCAAACGCGGACGGCGGATCGGAAACCTAAGCGGCGCGGCGCCGGCCGCCAGGGCCGCGCCGGGGCTGGCCGCGTCCCGCCGCGTCTCGCCGTTGCGCCCGGGCGCGTCTCGGGGGTGCGGCCCGCCAGCGTCCGCCCACTGGCCCCCTGATGCCCAGCCGTTCCGCGAGCCGGAGTGCGTCGAAGGGCGCGTGGCCGTGGGCGTCGTTGTCGAAGTACACGTAGACATCGCGTCTCCCGCGAGGGGCGGGCGGCGCGCCGGGAATGCGCCGCGCATCGCGCGGCTCACGGCCCGCCTGCCAGGCCCGGATGCGGTTGGCCCACCCGTCGAGTTGCGCGTCCGTGTAGCGGCTCGCGTAAATCGCCTCGGCGCCGTGCAGCCGGATGTAGACGAAGTCCGCGGTGACCTGCTCCGCGTAGGGGTGCAGCCCTGCGCTGTCCGCGAAGACGAGCGCGGCGCCGTGTTCGCGCAGCAGCTCCGCGAACTGGGCGCAGAGAAAGCTCGGGTGACGCACCTCGAAGGCGTAGCGGAGCGGGCGGTCGCGGTCGGCGCGGGTCCAGGCGCGGCCGGTCAGGCGGTGGTCGTGGCGGCGGGCGAGCTGCGCTGCGGCGGTGGTGGAGCGGGGCAGCAGCGTGAGGAAGCGCGCGAGGCGGTCGCGGTCGAAGGCGAGGTTGGGCGGGAGCTGCCAGAGGATGGGGCCGAGCTTGTCGCGGAGGAGCAGCACGCCGGAGGCGAAGAAGTTGGCGAGCGGCGTCTCGACGTCGCGCAGCTTCTTCATGTGGGTGATGAAGCGGCTGCCCTTGACGGCGAAGAGGAAGCCGGGCGGCGTCGCGTCGTACCAGCGGCGGAAGCTGGAAGGGCGCTGGAGCGAGTAGAACGTGCCGTTGATCTCGACGCTGTTGAGCCGACGGCTCGCGTACTCGAGTTCGCGGCGGCGCGCCAGTCCGGGCGGATAGAAGCCGTCGTGCCAGCTCCCGTACGCCCAGCCGGAGATGCCGATGCACAGGTCCATGCGGTCCACCCGAACTCTGGCGTGGGCACACGCGTGCGCCGGTGCAGTGCTTGCATGGAGCGTTCCCTGCGGCCCCGTGGCGGGGCGTCCGCGACCGTGACGTGCGGCCGTGGTCGCCGTCCGGGGCCGCTCGGCAGGAACGACGGCGGCAGTCTAGCCGCCGGCAACATGGAGCAAGATCCCGCGGCTGCGCTCGCGGGTGCAGGACGGAGGGGAGGCAGACGTGGGGCGGCAGATCGCGGTGCTCGCGATGTTCGGGCTGATGGCATGCGCGTCGGCGGGCGGCGCGCAGGCGCCGAAGCAGCGGGGTTCGGATGCAGCGCGGTCGAACAGCGCGGCGGTGCGCGCCGCCGAAGCAGTGGTCGTCGCGCCGGAAGTGCTCGAGGGCTGGAGGTTCCTCTACCAGTTCATCACCGAGGTCGAGTTCGTGCTGTGCCTCGAGGGCGAGCAGCGTGAGGACGGCGTGCTCTACATCGACGGCTTCCGGCTGGCGCGCATGGAGGAGGCGAGCATCAGCAGCGTCCGTTACCAGCCGTGCCAGGGCCCGCGCTACGTCGGCACCGCCCACAACCACCCGCCGGTCGAGGGCGCGGGCAACCTGTGCTACCGGTCGGTGCCGGACCGGCAGAGCTTCGAGATGGACCCGCGCGCCATCGTGGACGTGGTGCTGTGCGGCGAGGACAAGCACCTGTGGGTGCTGAAGGACGGCCGCACGGGCGGGCGAGGGCTGGACCCGGAGTGAGGGCCAGGGCGAGGGCGAGAGTGAGGGCGGGGGAGCAACGGCAGCTCGCTTGGCGGTGTCCGAGGGCGTGAGCCACCTTTGACCCGCTCACGCTCCCGAGGAGACCCGAGGATGCGTCGACGCGCCGCGCCGTTTGCCCTCGCCCTCGCCGTGCTGACCGCCGCCTGCGGCGCGTCCGATGGCGGAAGCACTGGCCGGTGGGCCGGGACCGTGGACACG
This DNA window, taken from bacterium, encodes the following:
- a CDS encoding anti-sigma factor; translation: MSEVRCREALARIFEYLDGELAEGSAEEIRAHFERCQRCYPRLRYATAFQEMLARVARGQRCAPEELRARVAALLREEQARSGQG
- a CDS encoding RNA polymerase subunit sigma; amino-acid sequence: MDRLQSFEAEALPQLDAVYRFALRLTGGVAADAEDLVQETFLRAFRAWDQYTPGTSAKSWLFTICRNIYLRQRERERRHDEIVEQVARESEAPSSPAGELPLFMPAAQNDPEGELFRNMIDASILEAIERLPPDFRDAVVLSDLEGLSYAEIAAVLGIPTGTVKSRLFRGRRLLQRELYRYAVEEGYVRPGKP
- a CDS encoding DUF72 domain-containing protein produces the protein MDLCIGISGWAYGSWHDGFYPPGLARRRELEYASRRLNSVEINGTFYSLQRPSSFRRWYDATPPGFLFAVKGSRFITHMKKLRDVETPLANFFASGVLLLRDKLGPILWQLPPNLAFDRDRLARFLTLLPRSTTAAAQLARRHDHRLTGRAWTRADRDRPLRYAFEVRHPSFLCAQFAELLREHGAALVFADSAGLHPYAEQVTADFVYIRLHGAEAIYASRYTDAQLDGWANRIRAWQAGREPRDARRIPGAPPAPRGRRDVYVYFDNDAHGHAPFDALRLAERLGIRGPVGGRWRAAPPRRARAQRRDAAGRGQPRRGPGGRRRAA